GTCTCGCCCGAGAGACGATTAATTGAAATCACGTTGTAGATGTAAAGCGCCAAGACCAGCGTAATGCCAGCAATAAAGAGAAATGTGCGCAGGTTAAGGATTGATTCGACCTTCTCCTGAGCCTTTTCACGAAGTTTTTTCTTCGGCGCTTCGGTTGGTGCAACTGGTGCCGACTCAGTTTGTGCAGTGCTGCCCACAAACGCGGAGTGTTCACCAACTTGGGTTGTGCAGCCAAATGGTCCCGGCAATGGCTCGGGATTGGGCGTATCGAACACAGGCACATCGGCATATTCAGTGCGTGCATTCAGGGTGCTGAACACCGTATCGGGTAGAGATGCTTGCTTCATGACTTCTCCTTTTTCGGTTTAATGCTTAGCCTTTTACTTACAACTTCTCCGCAATGCGCAACTTAGCACTGCGAGCTCTGGTGTTGGCAGCAATTTCAGCTGCGGTGGGCACAATAGGCTTTTTGGTAATGAGCCGCAGCGTTGCAGCGCGAATCGGGGCTGTGAGCGGCATGCCCTTCTCTCCCCAGTCGTCACGCGAGTGCGTGCGCATAAATTGCTTGACCAGCCTATCTTCCAGTGAGTGATAGGCAATTACAGCTAATCGCCCCTTCGGTGCCAAGATTTTGTGTGCTGCGCCTAAGGCTTGCTCGAGTGCTTGAAGCTCCTGATTGACTTCAATGCGCAGTGCTTGAAACACACGTGCCAGCGTTTTAGTCTGAGCAAGTGGTGAAGCAGGCACTGCTGCGCGCACCAGTGCAGCCAGTGCATCAGTGGTCTCAATAGGTGCAGTGCGCCGTGCAGCCACAATTTGCCTTACGATTTTTCGCGCCGCAGGCTCCTCGCCATACTTGCGCAGCACTCTCAGAAGCTCCGCTTCACTATAATGATTCACCACCGCCTTTGCCGTGAGCACCTGCGTTGCACTCATTCGCATATCGAGCGGTCCAGACTTCTGGAAACTGAAGCCGCGTTCTGCCGTGTCGAGCTGGTGCGAGGAGACGCCCAAATCCAGCAAAACACCCTGAGCAGCCTGACTTGGCCCGACGAGGTCGTAGAAAACCGTATCTAATTCAGCAAAATTGTGCTCCACAGCACGAAAGTGCCCTGAAAACTTTGGCAAAAGTCGTGCAGAGGCTGCTGCAAGTGCCTCACGGTCGCGGTCAATGCCAATTACCAAAGAACGCTCGAGCCAACCGTTTGCTTGCAAGGCTTCAAGCAAGCCTTCGCTATGTCCGCCACCACCCAGGGTGCCGTCAATGTAAATACCTGCCTGAGTAACCAGTCCTGCAACACTCTCGCGCAAAAGAACTGGCAAGTGCTGGAACGCCGTCATACTTACCCTAATACACGCTGCGTCAAGGTCTCAAAATCTTCAGCTGGACGGTTCAGAAACTCCCGCAATCGGTCCGGATTCCAAAGCTCAATTTTGTTTTCGGCTCCGATGAGCACCACCTCTTTGGTGATGCTACACTCTTCCAAAAAACGCTTCGGTAAGCTAATCCGTCCACTTTTGTCTAACTCCACTTCATCGAGATTGGCATAGATAAAGGTCTTTAGAAGCCGTTCCTCAGGATTGAAGTCGGAAAGCTGCTCAAGTTTTTTTTTCTGTTCTTTCCAACTGACTTCTTCATAAAGCTCCAAATTGCCGCGTGGCGTCTTGACCAAAATGAGCGGCGTGCCTGGCTTGTCGCTGATCATCTTTCGGCGAAAGCGAGCAGGAATCATCAGCCGCCCCTTGTCATCGAGATTGTATTGCTCTGTTCCCCTGAACTCTGGCATAAACCACGCGTTGAGTCGCTTTGCTGCCGACCTGTGCCAATCTCTTTACATTCTATGTTTTCCAAAATTTCCCACTTTTTCCCACAACAGCAATTTACAAAAAAGAAAATGGAAAAATCAAAGCCATGGTGCCAATTTTTTGCAGATTTTTCAAGGATTTTTAGATTTTTGACCGAGTGCGAAAGGCGGCAGAAATCAGCCTAAAAAGCTTGGCTGTAAGGAAAATTGTTGCTAATGGAGCAAAAATACTGAACGTTTTGTTCAGTATTCAGAAAAAGCAAGCTGAACATTTTGTTCAGTATCTTCTTGAAAGCAAAGGTGGGGTGAGTGATGGAAAAACTGGCGACTCTAACCGAAGCGCAGAACCGCTGCTTTAATTTTTTGGTGCGCTATGTAGCAGAGCATCGGCGTGCTCCAAGCATCCGTGAAATTGGTGCAGCGTTAGGCTATGCCTCAACGAATGCCGTGTCGCAAACTTTAGAGGCGCTGGCGGCAAAGGGCTACATTCGTCGCCGCAAGGGGGCGCGTCAGATTGAAATTCTTTATCGCGATGAATTTTCTCCGCTAAACCAGACGGGGTCGCCTGTGCCAGCACAAGCTGTGCCCGTAATGAAACTCGATACCTCGCAGCGGCGACTTCAACTGGTGCCACGTGGTGTATTGCACCTTGATGCAGCGCAACTGGGTAAG
This genomic interval from Chloroherpetonaceae bacterium contains the following:
- the mraZ gene encoding division/cell wall cluster transcriptional repressor MraZ, which codes for MPEFRGTEQYNLDDKGRLMIPARFRRKMISDKPGTPLILVKTPRGNLELYEEVSWKEQKKKLEQLSDFNPEERLLKTFIYANLDEVELDKSGRISLPKRFLEECSITKEVVLIGAENKIELWNPDRLREFLNRPAEDFETLTQRVLG
- a CDS encoding FtsL-like putative cell division protein, with the translated sequence MKQASLPDTVFSTLNARTEYADVPVFDTPNPEPLPGPFGCTTQVGEHSAFVGSTAQTESAPVAPTEAPKKKLREKAQEKVESILNLRTFLFIAGITLVLALYIYNVISINRLSGETEALKKEIEAARSLNVELESQLKALQRVEHISAEAYKRLGLRYKTEPPVELKSDK
- the rsmH gene encoding 16S rRNA (cytosine(1402)-N(4))-methyltransferase RsmH, with translation MTAFQHLPVLLRESVAGLVTQAGIYIDGTLGGGGHSEGLLEALQANGWLERSLVIGIDRDREALAAASARLLPKFSGHFRAVEHNFAELDTVFYDLVGPSQAAQGVLLDLGVSSHQLDTAERGFSFQKSGPLDMRMSATQVLTAKAVVNHYSEAELLRVLRKYGEEPAARKIVRQIVAARRTAPIETTDALAALVRAAVPASPLAQTKTLARVFQALRIEVNQELQALEQALGAAHKILAPKGRLAVIAYHSLEDRLVKQFMRTHSRDDWGEKGMPLTAPIRAATLRLITKKPIVPTAAEIAANTRARSAKLRIAEKL